The genomic window CACCGTGGAAAAACGTTTTGACAATATTCTTAAATGGGTCGGCAAAAGCCATGCCGCTGTAATCTTTGAATTTATCCTCATTTAACCAAATAGAATTGGCAATGTCGATCGTCATATCACTGTCTGAAGATCCGGCATAATTTTTTATAAGTTTATCTGCGTAATCGTTATAAGTCGAAAGATCAGAAATGCCAAGCGTATCGAGCATCTGTTTTTTTGTTTCTCCGTCAGCAGCATTCGCAGCCATAGCAAGTGCAAGTTTGAGGCTTATCGGCGAGATCATATAATTTTGATCTTTCGGCATATATGGCATAAGCTTTAAGGACAGTCCGAGCGTATCCTTTGCGCTGTTAAGTCCGTTTGAAGAAAGCGTTATCGTGCTATTTTTAAAGTCGACTTTATAATCAAATGCCTCTGCCGCAAAACGCACCGGAATGAACATCCTGCC from Bacillota bacterium includes these protein-coding regions:
- a CDS encoding stalk domain-containing protein, with translation MIPVAVFAQNIGADKNWDDATSTVKLKKDTVTVLLTTGDNKLYKNDKAEEMDTTAVINDGRMFIPVRFAAEAFDYKVDFKNSTITLSSNGLNSAKDTLGLSLKLMPYMPKDQNYMISPISLKLALAMAANAADGETKKQMLDTLGISDLSTYNDYADKLIKNYAGSSDSDMTIDIANSIWLNEDKFKDYSGMAFADPFKNIVKTFFHG